From the genome of Erythrobacter litoralis, one region includes:
- the murG gene encoding undecaprenyldiphospho-muramoylpentapeptide beta-N-acetylglucosaminyltransferase, with the protein MTHATRQRARSGASRHFVLAAGGTGGHLIPAFALASELEARGHHVALVTDERGSNIPGRPEGLTAHVLPAGRFGRNPVKWIGGIRAVFEGRSMALRLFDAFEPSAVIGFGGYPALPALLAATSAKVPTVIHEQNAVLGRVNRLLAGRVDAIATSYRQVDRLKPKHARKVHLTGNPVREEVLALRDMDFPALTEEGLLRVLVTGGSQGARVLSEIVPDGLAMLPPALRSRLQVTQQCRPEDLEAVRARYAAHDIPAELGTYFEDMHERLADTHLFIGRAGASTIAELTGVGRPAILVPLAIATDDHQAANTREIVKAGGARMIRQEKFTAKELAKQIQALAQNPASLGNAAHGAFNCGRPDATKDLADLVESLGGIDLMDVIRVGESAPRGAAAAVRTQPSTRDEDMAA; encoded by the coding sequence ATGACGCACGCAACGCGCCAGAGAGCCCGCAGCGGGGCCAGCCGCCATTTCGTCCTCGCGGCAGGCGGGACGGGCGGGCACCTGATCCCGGCCTTCGCGCTCGCCAGCGAACTCGAAGCGCGCGGACATCACGTTGCGCTCGTCACCGATGAACGCGGGAGCAACATTCCCGGCCGGCCCGAGGGGCTGACCGCCCATGTCCTGCCCGCCGGGCGCTTCGGCAGGAACCCCGTAAAGTGGATCGGCGGCATCCGCGCCGTGTTCGAAGGGCGCAGCATGGCGCTGCGCCTGTTCGATGCGTTCGAACCTTCCGCGGTGATCGGCTTCGGCGGCTATCCGGCGCTGCCCGCGCTGCTCGCCGCGACGTCGGCGAAAGTCCCGACCGTCATTCACGAACAGAACGCGGTGCTCGGCCGGGTCAACCGCCTGCTGGCGGGCCGGGTCGATGCGATCGCGACGTCCTATCGGCAGGTCGACCGGCTGAAGCCGAAGCACGCGCGCAAGGTCCATCTCACCGGCAATCCGGTGCGCGAGGAAGTGCTTGCCCTGCGGGACATGGATTTCCCAGCGCTGACCGAGGAGGGTCTGCTGCGCGTTCTCGTCACCGGCGGCTCGCAGGGTGCCCGCGTCCTGTCCGAGATCGTGCCCGACGGGCTCGCCATGTTGCCCCCGGCGCTGCGCAGCCGGCTTCAGGTGACGCAGCAATGCCGCCCGGAGGACCTCGAGGCGGTCCGCGCGCGCTATGCCGCACACGACATACCGGCCGAACTCGGCACCTATTTCGAGGACATGCACGAACGGCTCGCCGACACCCACCTGTTCATCGGGCGTGCGGGCGCATCGACCATTGCCGAACTGACCGGCGTCGGCCGTCCGGCGATCCTCGTGCCGCTCGCGATTGCGACCGACGATCACCAGGCGGCGAACACGCGCGAGATCGTCAAGGCGGGGGGCGCGCGGATGATCCGGCAGGAGAAATTCACGGCCAAGGAACTCGCCAAGCAGATCCAGGCGCTCGCGCAGAACCCGGCCAGCCTCGGCAATGCCGCGCATGGTGCGTTCAATTGCGGGCGGCCCGATGCGACCAAGGACCTCGCCGACCTCGTCGAGAGCCTCGGCGGGATCGACCTGATGGACGTAATCCGCGTCGGCGAGAGCGCTCCGCGCGGCGCGGCGGCTGCGGTGCGCACGCAGCCTTCGACGCGCGACGAGGACATGGCAGCGTGA
- a CDS encoding FtsW/RodA/SpoVE family cell cycle protein: MTTPGVFPAPRRNSFAPPPALVRRGLREEMRIWWREVDRALLALIVLLMGFGTLAVAAASPASADQLSTAAVTLDAFMFLKRHVVFQLLGLALMIGLSVLGREDARRIGIIAFAFMLALLVLVPFIGVEKNGSRRWLEIGMSLQPSEFLKPGFAVVLAWILSWRLRDPQLPVLAFASAILALIAGLLMMQPNLGETILFAGIWFVMVMLAGVSLKRIASVAGAGIAGLVLTYFFYDNARNRIDSFLGGGTAFDQVDLAFRTLTNGGSTGTGLWLGTRKMNLPEAHTDYIFSVIGEEFGLAVCALVVALYCAIVLRALMRLVDEDDLFALLAGAGLIAQVGGQAFMNVLVNLQLFPSKGATLPLISYGGSSTLAVCFALGLLLAITRRNPFLTREGGGLREFFERKEERA; encoded by the coding sequence ATGACCACGCCCGGCGTCTTCCCCGCCCCCCGCAGGAATTCCTTCGCCCCGCCGCCCGCGCTCGTGCGGCGCGGCTTGCGCGAGGAAATGCGCATCTGGTGGCGCGAGGTGGACAGGGCGCTGCTCGCGCTCATCGTGTTGCTGATGGGCTTCGGAACGCTTGCTGTCGCCGCCGCGTCCCCGGCGAGCGCAGACCAGCTTTCGACAGCCGCCGTCACGCTCGATGCGTTCATGTTCCTGAAGCGCCACGTGGTCTTCCAGCTGCTCGGCCTTGCGCTGATGATCGGCCTGTCCGTCCTCGGCCGCGAGGATGCGCGCCGGATCGGCATAATCGCCTTTGCCTTCATGCTTGCCCTGCTCGTTCTCGTGCCCTTCATCGGGGTCGAGAAGAATGGCTCGCGGCGCTGGCTCGAAATCGGCATGAGCCTCCAGCCGAGCGAGTTCCTCAAACCCGGCTTCGCGGTCGTGCTTGCGTGGATCCTGTCGTGGCGGCTGCGCGATCCGCAGCTTCCGGTGCTGGCCTTCGCGAGCGCCATCCTTGCGCTGATCGCGGGGCTCTTGATGATGCAGCCCAATCTCGGTGAGACGATCCTGTTCGCCGGCATCTGGTTCGTGATGGTGATGCTGGCGGGCGTCTCGCTGAAACGCATCGCGAGCGTTGCGGGGGCGGGGATTGCCGGGCTGGTGCTGACCTATTTCTTCTACGACAATGCCAGGAACAGGATCGATTCCTTCCTTGGCGGCGGGACCGCCTTCGACCAGGTCGACCTCGCCTTTCGCACGCTCACCAATGGCGGTTCTACGGGGACCGGCCTGTGGCTCGGCACGCGCAAGATGAACCTGCCCGAGGCGCATACCGACTACATCTTCTCGGTCATCGGCGAGGAATTCGGCCTTGCCGTATGCGCGCTGGTGGTGGCGCTTTACTGCGCGATCGTGCTACGGGCGCTGATGCGGCTGGTGGACGAGGACGACCTATTCGCGCTGCTCGCGGGTGCAGGGCTGATCGCGCAGGTGGGCGGGCAGGCTTTCATGAACGTGCTCGTCAACCTCCAGCTCTTCCCGTCCAAGGGCGCGACATTGCCGCTCATCAGCTATGGCGGGTCCTCGACGCTGGCGGTGTGCTTCGCGCTCGGGCTATTGCTGGCGATCACGCGGCGCAATCCCTTCCTCACGCGAGAGGGCGGCGGATTGCGCGAGTTTTTCGAGCGCAAGGAGGAGCGCGCATGA